In Planctomycetota bacterium, a genomic segment contains:
- a CDS encoding S41 family peptidase, with the protein MIISFKISKLHIVLFIFALVAAFLIATKISGGSSDSQIVEKEVKKIVTVYDIIKNNYVNDVKSEDIFNNAFKGMLNNLDPYSDYFSPDEYREFQISMKGELTGVGMEITMENGMLKVIAPLEDSPAFRAGILAGDHILEIDGESTESFTLSDCFRRIIGKEGTEVTLTLLHQGEDTPQKITVIREKIKIKSVKYAHIINKEENIGYIRITNFQEDTSESFAQEVKNLREKGIKSLIIDLRFNGGGLMIPAVEISNMFIKNGIIVSTKGRAEDSKEIYKAEPKNAVFDGVPLVILINGYTASASEIFSGAIQDHKKGILVGSRTYGKGLVQTLVEIPGDKSAVKLTISKYYTPSGKCLQRQKDKNYGLDPDELVELSTAEEVELLKARSRGDQIDITHDKQLEKAIEKLSLPK; encoded by the coding sequence ATGATCATCTCGTTTAAAATCAGCAAGCTTCATATTGTTCTGTTTATCTTCGCCCTAGTGGCGGCGTTTCTGATAGCAACTAAAATATCAGGAGGTTCCTCGGACTCCCAAATCGTTGAAAAAGAAGTAAAGAAAATCGTCACGGTTTATGATATCATCAAAAATAATTACGTAAACGATGTTAAATCTGAAGATATATTCAATAACGCCTTTAAAGGCATGCTTAATAATCTTGATCCCTATAGTGATTATTTTTCCCCGGATGAATACAGAGAATTCCAGATTTCAATGAAAGGCGAACTTACCGGGGTGGGAATGGAAATCACCATGGAAAATGGGATGCTTAAGGTCATTGCCCCGCTGGAAGACTCGCCTGCTTTCCGGGCAGGAATACTCGCCGGAGACCATATCCTGGAAATAGACGGGGAATCTACAGAATCTTTCACGCTTTCCGATTGCTTCCGCCGTATCATAGGGAAAGAAGGAACCGAAGTCACCTTAACACTCCTTCACCAGGGAGAAGACACTCCCCAAAAAATCACCGTTATCAGGGAAAAGATAAAGATAAAAAGCGTGAAATACGCCCATATAATAAACAAAGAAGAAAATATTGGCTATATCCGCATTACTAATTTCCAGGAAGATACAAGCGAGTCGTTTGCGCAAGAGGTAAAAAACCTGCGGGAAAAAGGGATAAAGTCCCTCATAATAGATTTGAGATTTAATGGAGGTGGACTGATGATCCCTGCCGTAGAAATATCCAATATGTTTATCAAGAATGGCATTATCGTTTCCACCAAGGGGCGGGCTGAAGACTCCAAAGAAATCTACAAAGCCGAACCTAAAAACGCTGTTTTTGACGGGGTGCCTTTAGTTATTCTCATTAACGGATATACCGCCAGCGCTTCAGAAATATTTTCGGGCGCCATCCAGGACCATAAAAAAGGAATACTAGTCGGTTCGCGTACATACGGCAAAGGACTTGTCCAGACGCTCGTGGAAATCCCCGGAGATAAATCCGCCGTAAAACTTACTATTTCTAAATATTATACTCCTTCCGGCAAATGCCTGCAAAGGCAAAAAGATAAGAATTACGGATTGGATCCTGATGAATTGGTTGAACTCTCTACCGCGGAGGAGGTGGAATTATTAAAAGCGCGCAGCCGGGGAGACCAGATTGATATAACACACGATAAGCAACTTGAAAAGGCGATAGAAAAACTAAGCCTGCCTAAATGA
- a CDS encoding formylglycine-generating enzyme family protein — MSPKIHLFIWLSVIIFLLGFFSFPIAGLMGQDETKPIDGTDGSENSKEDEILPGEEETFPKPKILEQEMVLVKSGQFLRGSKPEDQNADINEQPQYKVYLKAFYIDKYEVTNAMYKKFVDAKNYKPPRHWVDGEIPFDKENYPVVYVSWEDAKAYADWAEKRLPTEAEWEKAARGDEGFIYPWGNDFDKLKCRNALSNIRDLTFANDYENGNSPYGCHNMAGNVSEWVSDWYDWRYYRQDPPPERNPPGPDESEKDSQGNPKFPYKVVRGGSWGDFSEDLRCAMRSSYPPDYTSFRIGFRCAKDAKEGE, encoded by the coding sequence ATGTCTCCGAAAATACATTTGTTTATCTGGTTATCCGTAATAATTTTCCTGCTGGGATTTTTTTCCTTCCCCATAGCCGGCTTAATGGGACAGGATGAGACAAAACCTATTGACGGAACCGATGGCAGCGAAAATTCCAAGGAAGATGAAATACTTCCGGGAGAGGAAGAAACTTTCCCCAAGCCAAAGATTCTGGAACAGGAAATGGTCCTGGTAAAAAGCGGGCAGTTCTTAAGAGGTAGTAAACCGGAAGACCAGAACGCTGATATCAACGAACAGCCCCAGTATAAAGTATATTTGAAGGCCTTTTATATAGATAAATACGAAGTGACCAACGCCATGTATAAGAAATTTGTAGATGCCAAAAACTATAAACCCCCGCGCCACTGGGTGGACGGCGAAATCCCTTTCGACAAGGAAAATTATCCGGTGGTATATGTTTCCTGGGAAGACGCCAAGGCTTATGCCGACTGGGCGGAAAAAAGGCTTCCGACCGAAGCCGAGTGGGAAAAGGCCGCTCGGGGTGACGAAGGCTTTATCTATCCTTGGGGCAACGATTTCGATAAACTTAAATGCCGTAACGCCCTTTCCAATATACGGGATTTGACCTTTGCCAATGACTATGAAAACGGCAATAGCCCCTACGGATGCCACAATATGGCAGGCAACGTTTCCGAATGGGTAAGCGACTGGTATGACTGGCGCTATTACCGGCAGGACCCGCCGCCGGAACGTAACCCACCCGGCCCGGACGAATCGGAAAAGGATTCGCAAGGGAATCCGAAATTCCCTTATAAGGTAGTGCGTGGCGGAAGCTGGGGAGATTTCTCCGAGGATTTACGGTGCGCCATGCGCAGTTCCTATCCGCCTGACTACACATCATTCAGAATCGGCTTCCGCTGCGCCAAGGATGCCAAAGAAGGCGAATAA
- a CDS encoding YggS family pyridoxal phosphate-dependent enzyme codes for MNELIVPEYLTNNLDWIRQKIEKSARKVNRDPSEIKLITVTKYADIETIGYLPALGLFDLGENKVQELVKKAEALPDSVTWHMIGHMQTNKIKRGLPFFNYLHSLDSLHLAEALENEANRINKQLNVFIQLNISGEESKYGIKPEELFNFYGKAKDYSHLKIIGLMTIAPEATNPEESRPVFRKLREYLDELKTKMTGQARNDFCHLSMGMTQDYDVAIEEGATFIRIGTALFKEAA; via the coding sequence ATGAACGAGCTAATTGTTCCGGAATATTTGACGAATAATCTGGATTGGATAAGGCAGAAAATCGAGAAATCGGCTCGTAAGGTAAACAGGGATCCTTCGGAAATTAAACTGATAACAGTTACTAAATACGCGGACATTGAAACCATCGGGTATTTACCAGCACTCGGACTCTTCGATTTAGGGGAAAACAAAGTTCAGGAACTGGTAAAAAAAGCAGAGGCTTTACCGGATTCGGTAACCTGGCATATGATTGGTCATATGCAGACTAATAAAATCAAGAGGGGGTTGCCTTTTTTTAATTACCTGCACTCGCTGGACAGCTTGCATCTGGCAGAGGCGCTGGAAAACGAAGCTAACAGGATCAATAAGCAACTTAATGTTTTTATCCAGCTTAATATAAGCGGGGAAGAATCGAAATACGGGATAAAACCGGAAGAGCTCTTTAATTTTTACGGGAAAGCAAAGGATTATTCCCATCTGAAAATTATCGGCTTGATGACCATTGCACCAGAAGCAACTAACCCTGAAGAATCCCGCCCCGTATTCCGAAAACTCCGGGAATACCTCGACGAATTGAAAACTAAAATGACTGGTCAGGCAAGAAATGATTTCTGCCACCTGTCAATGGGCATGACCCAGGATTATGATGTCGCGATAGAAGAAGGGGCTACGTTCATCAGAATCGGGACAGCTCTTTTTAAAGAAGCGGCCTAA
- a CDS encoding protein kinase: MPRLIVEKGPDKGKSIRISGNDTIVIGRETTANLRLSDIMASRMHFRIEFRADGGYYLIDLNSMNGTFVNGQKVKERALKLGDKVQIGETLFTFMGDIEAQKQGPIGQTIGGYTIMERVGRGGMGTVYKALQISLNRVVALKLLSDELVKDKTFINLFVQEARAAAQLNHPNIVQVYDVGSDKEVYFFSMEYVPGASLQDILSKRKKLPPEVAVGIVFQAAQGLEYAEKKGIVHRDIKPDNLMMGENEIIKIGDLGLAKSLKAPFAEEQASSVFGTPHYVAPEQATGKPVDHRADIYSLGSTFYRILTGITPYSGSSVKEIIAKKIKDDPTPIKQLEPGLSSELSKIIDKMIKRNPDERFQTFSEVLKALETIKSGVISTRATSTPDDTSKKEPSKEEGTLPKNLIDSIVLPVILTVLSGLSLFLIVWHHYKNIGPGFEPTVIPQNGFQPDEKQIIAEIDKLDTALKDTPQDDVELLMELITRYEKLTEKCRNIKLSIVVQVKLADLDKRFNQISEPVRQKYKEKKSSELFTALTEETSHERQQIITLAKTGDVDFYIKKWIEGWENFKLKYAGTASVAHADEQIRQANLFKGRIENSREHYEKLQPQVKNAVKEHRFKEAYDITTGFINDEKYQDTLYNIVASELLLEIKNRGLDDFQETRNEAVKLMAEEKLEEAKKLLEKKQGFYGEPELEQMVRDNLADIEQKIQQQKNTAFQKLLGIDEGIFYRTYPDVLMLVHESDLSNPDKLLKEAESLLNIITVKTPDYNERKKDILYELTCEIRIMNQLKLNAAQFKGKKSLRNQKISDISNSGIVLQNGELVLWRKISSPELFDLISKGWKLSSSETLKLAILCLKRGGMINEAKTLLNTALKNNQDKEETAVINKYLGKLEESVPMREKDADFIFRQANAQFNDQNYFSALKSYNLIKYRFVDTKLYRQAENFIDKKIIEIEERLK; this comes from the coding sequence ATGCCTCGTTTAATAGTAGAAAAAGGCCCTGATAAAGGCAAATCCATCCGCATCAGCGGAAACGACACCATTGTCATTGGACGGGAAACTACCGCTAACCTGCGCTTAAGCGACATCATGGCTTCGCGCATGCACTTCCGGATAGAATTCCGCGCGGACGGCGGTTATTACCTGATAGATTTGAACAGCATGAACGGCACCTTTGTTAACGGACAGAAAGTCAAAGAACGCGCACTAAAACTGGGAGACAAGGTACAAATCGGCGAAACTCTTTTCACTTTTATGGGAGATATCGAAGCCCAGAAACAGGGACCCATCGGTCAGACTATCGGCGGATACACCATCATGGAACGCGTCGGCCGCGGCGGCATGGGCACGGTTTATAAAGCACTCCAGATTTCTTTAAATCGCGTGGTAGCGTTAAAGCTCCTCTCGGATGAATTGGTAAAGGATAAAACATTCATCAACCTCTTTGTGCAGGAAGCCCGCGCGGCTGCCCAGCTTAACCACCCCAATATCGTCCAGGTTTACGATGTCGGTTCCGACAAAGAAGTTTACTTTTTCTCCATGGAATATGTGCCGGGTGCCAGTCTGCAGGATATACTTTCCAAACGTAAGAAACTACCGCCGGAAGTGGCCGTCGGCATTGTTTTCCAAGCGGCCCAGGGACTGGAATACGCGGAAAAGAAAGGCATCGTCCACCGCGATATCAAACCTGATAATCTTATGATGGGGGAAAACGAAATAATTAAAATAGGAGACCTCGGCCTGGCAAAAAGCCTCAAAGCCCCTTTCGCCGAAGAACAGGCAAGCAGCGTTTTCGGCACTCCCCATTACGTCGCGCCTGAACAGGCAACGGGAAAGCCGGTTGACCACCGGGCGGATATATATTCGCTCGGCTCTACTTTTTACCGCATACTTACCGGCATAACGCCATATTCCGGGTCTAGCGTCAAAGAAATCATCGCCAAGAAAATCAAGGATGACCCGACCCCCATTAAGCAATTGGAACCCGGCTTATCCAGCGAACTCAGCAAAATAATTGATAAAATGATTAAAAGGAATCCAGACGAACGTTTCCAGACTTTTTCCGAAGTCCTGAAAGCGCTGGAAACGATTAAAAGCGGAGTCATTAGCACACGGGCAACATCCACTCCGGATGACACCTCCAAAAAAGAACCCTCTAAAGAGGAAGGCACGCTGCCGAAAAATCTGATAGATAGCATTGTGTTACCGGTGATACTAACCGTACTTTCCGGATTAAGCCTGTTCCTTATAGTCTGGCATCATTATAAAAATATCGGGCCTGGATTTGAGCCTACGGTTATTCCCCAGAACGGGTTCCAGCCGGATGAAAAACAGATTATTGCGGAAATTGATAAATTGGACACGGCTTTAAAAGACACCCCTCAAGATGATGTCGAACTCCTCATGGAGCTTATTACACGCTATGAGAAATTAACAGAAAAATGCCGCAATATAAAATTATCAATTGTGGTCCAGGTAAAACTAGCTGACCTAGACAAACGTTTTAACCAGATAAGCGAACCGGTTAGGCAAAAATATAAAGAAAAGAAATCATCCGAGCTTTTTACCGCCTTAACGGAAGAGACAAGCCACGAACGCCAGCAGATTATTACGCTTGCCAAAACAGGCGACGTCGATTTCTATATAAAAAAATGGATTGAAGGATGGGAAAATTTCAAGCTTAAATATGCCGGCACAGCTTCGGTTGCCCATGCGGATGAACAAATACGGCAAGCAAACCTGTTTAAAGGGCGCATCGAAAACAGCCGGGAACATTATGAAAAACTTCAGCCTCAGGTTAAAAACGCGGTTAAAGAGCATCGTTTCAAAGAAGCATATGATATAACGACCGGTTTTATAAATGATGAAAAATATCAGGATACTCTCTATAACATAGTCGCCTCGGAATTGCTCCTTGAGATAAAAAACCGCGGGTTGGATGATTTCCAGGAAACCCGTAACGAAGCGGTAAAACTTATGGCGGAAGAAAAGCTGGAGGAGGCCAAGAAGTTACTGGAGAAAAAACAGGGGTTTTACGGCGAACCGGAACTAGAACAGATGGTCCGGGATAATTTGGCTGATATAGAACAGAAAATACAACAACAAAAAAACACGGCATTTCAAAAGCTACTTGGGATCGATGAAGGAATATTCTACCGGACATATCCTGATGTCCTTATGCTGGTCCACGAAAGCGATTTGTCCAATCCGGATAAACTTCTCAAAGAAGCGGAATCGCTTTTGAATATAATTACTGTTAAAACACCTGATTATAACGAGCGGAAAAAAGATATCCTTTATGAACTCACTTGCGAAATCCGAATAATGAACCAGCTGAAACTCAATGCCGCGCAGTTTAAGGGTAAAAAATCCCTCAGAAACCAGAAAATAAGCGATATCTCCAACAGCGGTATTGTCCTGCAGAACGGGGAACTGGTTCTCTGGCGCAAAATCTCATCTCCGGAACTTTTCGATTTAATCAGCAAAGGATGGAAACTTTCCAGCAGCGAAACTCTTAAATTAGCAATTCTTTGCCTAAAAAGGGGAGGCATGATAAACGAGGCGAAAACACTCCTGAACACGGCCTTAAAAAACAATCAGGACAAAGAAGAAACGGCTGTTATAAATAAATATCTCGGCAAGCTTGAGGAATCCGTTCCGATGAGGGAAAAAGACGCTGATTTTATTTTCCGCCAAGCAAATGCCCAGTTTAATGACCAAAACTATTTTAGCGCCCTCAAAAGCTATAACCTGATTAAATACCGTTTTGTCGATACCAAGCTATACCGGCAGGCGGAAAATTTCATCGATAAAAAAATCATCGAAATTGAGGAGCGACTTAAATGA
- the holB gene encoding DNA polymerase III subunit delta': MFNNILGQEQPKALFGDIIKKRKLAHAYIFSGPEGVGKFLFAQELAKALLCEKGTGCGKCRSCLRTEHKNHPALNILSVPEKKKNIPIEAVRELEHEIALKPFEGRYKIFIINNAETLSEEATNAILKTLEEPPPYSLIILISSKPESLLPTILSRCHLIRFYPLPESALKGLLSKSIKGKLTEAELKILIALSGGSAGQALELYEKGFIPHRQKLIRGALQPSSALTEDIIGFAKREKENEDIRTSIIRQLKIISLALRDLMLLNLGIGDDKTIFNYDNIVSLNKAKGLFPLRRVSKAIETIIQAEQYIRLNMNYNLVVTNTVINI, from the coding sequence ATGTTTAACAATATTCTCGGCCAAGAACAGCCGAAAGCTCTCTTCGGCGATATCATAAAAAAACGGAAGCTGGCGCACGCCTATATCTTTTCCGGGCCTGAAGGAGTCGGCAAGTTTCTATTTGCCCAAGAACTGGCAAAGGCACTCCTTTGCGAAAAAGGCACAGGCTGCGGCAAGTGTCGCTCATGCCTGCGCACAGAGCACAAAAACCACCCTGCTTTAAATATCTTATCCGTTCCTGAGAAAAAGAAAAACATCCCGATAGAAGCCGTCCGTGAGCTGGAACATGAAATAGCCCTGAAACCGTTTGAAGGCAGATACAAAATTTTTATCATCAACAATGCGGAAACTTTGTCTGAAGAAGCCACCAACGCCATCCTGAAAACGCTGGAAGAGCCGCCCCCTTATTCATTAATTATCCTGATAAGCTCCAAGCCGGAATCGTTATTGCCGACCATTCTTTCCCGTTGCCACCTTATTCGTTTTTATCCGTTACCGGAAAGCGCCCTTAAAGGATTGCTTTCCAAATCCATAAAAGGCAAGTTAACCGAAGCAGAGTTGAAAATCTTGATAGCCCTTTCCGGCGGCTCGGCCGGGCAGGCACTGGAACTTTATGAAAAAGGCTTTATCCCCCACCGGCAGAAACTCATCAGGGGCGCGCTCCAGCCAAGCTCAGCCCTGACAGAGGACATCATCGGGTTCGCCAAAAGGGAAAAAGAAAACGAGGACATCAGGACAAGCATCATACGCCAGTTGAAAATAATATCGCTTGCATTGCGCGATTTGATGCTCTTAAACCTCGGCATCGGCGACGATAAAACAATCTTTAATTACGATAACATCGTCTCCTTAAATAAGGCGAAGGGGTTATTTCCGCTCCGGCGTGTTTCCAAAGCGATTGAAACAATCATCCAGGCAGAACAATATATCCGGCTTAATATGAATTACAATCTTGTTGTAACCAATACGGTTATTAATATATAA
- a CDS encoding TldD/PmbA family protein, giving the protein MKELSQITLDTAQSKGASYADIRIIKLDTESIGVRNGRIVAMDHDESYGFGVRVLANGAWGFASSTRVNPSEISRISALAVEIAQASARLKKEDIKLTQEPVYKDKWQTPYLIDPFKVPMDEKLDILFKVDAILRKNRKIAVAISSMGFRKERQWLATSEGSFIEQLLLRSGAGYSATAVDKGESQIRSYPTSFGGQYMSLGYELINNLRLVENAARTRDEAVELLTAKPCPSGKTDLILGGAQLGLQIHESVGHPTELDRVFGAEESYAGRSFLTPEKYTGHFKYGSPIVNLVGDGTVPGGLATIGYDDDAVKAQRWHIVESGIFKGYQTNREFAGKVGDKASRACCRADGFNRIPMVRNNNISLMPGDWELDDLIADTKNGLYMETNRSWSIDQMRLNFQFGCEIGWVIKNGKKTHMVKNPTYQGITPEFWSSCDAICNENHWVLWGVPNCGKGEPSQTAEMSHGTSPTRFRNVTVGVK; this is encoded by the coding sequence ATGAAAGAATTATCGCAGATAACTTTGGACACGGCTCAATCCAAGGGGGCCAGTTACGCGGATATCCGCATTATTAAGCTGGATACGGAAAGTATCGGCGTGCGCAACGGCCGCATTGTCGCCATGGACCACGACGAATCATACGGATTCGGCGTAAGGGTGCTGGCAAACGGCGCTTGGGGCTTTGCTTCCAGCACGCGTGTCAACCCTTCAGAGATCAGCCGGATAAGCGCTCTGGCCGTGGAAATCGCTCAGGCAAGCGCCCGCTTAAAAAAAGAAGATATCAAGCTGACCCAGGAACCTGTCTATAAGGATAAATGGCAAACCCCATATCTAATAGACCCTTTCAAAGTCCCGATGGATGAAAAACTGGACATCCTTTTTAAAGTAGATGCCATCCTGCGCAAAAACCGCAAGATTGCCGTTGCCATAAGCAGTATGGGTTTCCGCAAAGAGCGCCAGTGGCTGGCAACTTCAGAAGGAAGTTTTATCGAGCAATTATTACTGCGCAGCGGCGCCGGCTATTCCGCCACTGCCGTGGATAAAGGAGAATCCCAGATACGTTCTTACCCGACTTCGTTCGGCGGGCAGTATATGTCACTCGGCTATGAATTGATAAACAACCTTAGGCTGGTGGAAAATGCCGCGCGTACCCGCGACGAAGCTGTCGAACTCCTTACAGCTAAACCATGTCCAAGCGGTAAAACGGATTTGATTCTCGGCGGGGCACAACTGGGGCTTCAAATACATGAATCCGTCGGACACCCAACAGAACTGGACCGCGTATTCGGAGCTGAGGAAAGTTACGCCGGCAGGAGTTTCCTCACCCCGGAAAAATATACCGGGCACTTTAAATACGGCTCCCCTATCGTCAACTTGGTAGGCGACGGTACCGTGCCTGGAGGACTGGCAACAATTGGTTATGATGATGATGCCGTAAAAGCCCAGCGCTGGCATATTGTGGAAAGCGGCATTTTCAAAGGCTACCAGACAAATCGCGAATTCGCCGGCAAAGTAGGCGATAAAGCAAGCCGCGCCTGCTGCCGCGCGGATGGATTTAATCGAATTCCTATGGTTCGCAACAATAACATCAGCCTTATGCCCGGAGATTGGGAATTGGACGATTTAATAGCCGATACCAAAAATGGCCTTTATATGGAAACCAACCGTTCCTGGAGCATCGACCAGATGCGTCTGAATTTCCAGTTCGGTTGTGAAATCGGCTGGGTAATCAAAAACGGCAAGAAAACCCACATGGTGAAAAACCCGACTTACCAGGGCATTACCCCAGAATTCTGGAGCTCTTGCGACGCCATCTGCAATGAAAACCACTGGGTTTTATGGGGCGTGCCCAACTGCGGCAAGGGAGAACCCTCGCAAACCGCGGAAATGTCGCACGGCACCAGCCCGACCCGTTTCCGTAATGTTACCGTAGGCGTAAAATAA
- a CDS encoding transketolase family protein: MAEMKCTREACGSALVELGKINPNVVVLSADLAGSTKTSDFQKAFPDRFFNMGIAEANMMNTAAGLAFSGKIAFATTFAIFATGRPWEQIRNTIAYTKANVKIVATHGGVAVGPDGASHQGIEDIALMRVIPGMTVIIPCDAVETPKAIFAAAQIKGPVYIRLSRPKLAVITNQTDYFKVGGTNILREGNDVTIIACGIMVAKALEAADALKAQNISATVVNLHTIKPLDNDSIISLAKKTGAVVTAEEHLVAGGMGSAVAELLSRNHPVPIEMVGINDRFGQSGESDELLKYYHLTAEDIVGAAKKAISRKRTQ; encoded by the coding sequence ATGGCGGAAATGAAATGCACTCGAGAAGCGTGCGGAAGCGCGCTGGTGGAATTGGGAAAAATAAACCCCAATGTAGTCGTACTTTCCGCAGACTTGGCCGGCTCAACTAAGACAAGCGATTTCCAAAAAGCCTTCCCGGATCGGTTTTTTAATATGGGAATCGCCGAAGCCAATATGATGAATACCGCCGCGGGACTGGCGTTTTCCGGCAAAATTGCCTTTGCCACAACCTTCGCAATATTTGCCACCGGACGCCCATGGGAACAAATCAGGAATACGATTGCCTATACCAAAGCCAATGTCAAAATAGTCGCCACACACGGAGGCGTTGCGGTCGGCCCGGACGGCGCTTCTCATCAGGGAATTGAGGATATCGCTCTCATGCGCGTGATTCCGGGAATGACCGTTATCATTCCCTGCGATGCCGTGGAAACGCCCAAGGCAATATTCGCCGCCGCCCAGATTAAAGGCCCGGTCTATATCCGTCTTTCCAGGCCGAAACTGGCGGTGATTACAAATCAAACAGATTATTTTAAGGTGGGTGGGACCAATATTTTACGCGAGGGAAATGATGTTACAATCATCGCCTGCGGAATAATGGTTGCCAAGGCGCTGGAAGCGGCGGATGCCCTGAAAGCGCAAAACATAAGCGCCACAGTAGTCAATCTCCACACGATAAAACCGCTTGATAACGACAGTATCATCAGCCTTGCCAAAAAGACCGGAGCCGTTGTCACAGCCGAAGAACATCTTGTTGCCGGAGGCATGGGAAGCGCTGTCGCGGAATTATTGAGCCGCAACCATCCAGTGCCGATTGAAATGGTCGGGATAAACGACCGGTTCGGGCAATCCGGCGAATCGGATGAACTGCTTAAATATTATCATCTTACCGCAGAGGATATCGTCGGCGCCGCAAAAAAAGCAATAAGCCGCAAAAGGACCCAATAA
- a CDS encoding purine-nucleoside phosphorylase — translation MTKTKLSAKIKEATNTIRKKLAFKPDVGVILGTGLGKLAEEIKVKAVLPYSKIPHFPVSTVLSHKGELLLGTLNGTKVIAMDGRFHYYEGYSLEDITLPVRVIKALGAKTLIVSSAVGGLNPKYQRGDLIIIEDHINLMGVNPLIGPNDDTLGTRFPDMSEPYNRKFIAQAESIAKKLGITAHRGVYVALTGPNLETRAEYRFLRIIGADVVGMSTVPEVIVGIHAGLKILGISAVTDMCIPETLRPANIKEIIKIANQTEPKMTALVKEFIRKIN, via the coding sequence ATGACAAAAACGAAACTATCGGCTAAGATTAAAGAGGCGACAAACACCATACGCAAAAAACTGGCCTTTAAACCTGATGTGGGCGTTATCCTCGGCACGGGGCTGGGAAAACTGGCCGAGGAAATTAAAGTAAAGGCGGTATTGCCTTACTCCAAAATACCGCATTTTCCTGTTTCCACCGTACTTTCCCACAAAGGCGAGCTGTTGCTGGGCACATTAAACGGAACAAAAGTCATCGCCATGGACGGCCGGTTTCATTACTACGAAGGCTACTCACTTGAAGATATCACCTTGCCGGTGAGGGTAATAAAAGCGCTTGGGGCAAAAACGCTTATTGTTTCCAGCGCAGTCGGCGGCTTAAACCCGAAATACCAGCGGGGCGACCTCATTATCATTGAAGACCACATAAATCTCATGGGCGTAAATCCGCTTATTGGACCAAATGACGACACTCTCGGCACCCGCTTCCCGGATATGAGCGAGCCATATAACCGGAAATTCATCGCGCAGGCAGAATCCATTGCCAAAAAACTCGGCATAACCGCGCACCGTGGGGTTTATGTCGCGCTTACCGGGCCGAACCTAGAAACCCGCGCGGAATACCGCTTCCTGCGTATTATCGGCGCTGATGTGGTCGGCATGTCCACCGTTCCGGAAGTGATTGTCGGCATCCATGCGGGCTTGAAAATACTGGGCATTTCCGCCGTGACCGATATGTGCATACCGGAAACGCTCCGCCCGGCTAATATAAAAGAAATCATTAAAATCGCCAACCAAACCGAACCGAAAATGACCGCTTTGGTTAAAGAATTTATCAGAAAAATAAATTAG
- a CDS encoding signal peptidase, whose protein sequence is MYIATVRYGIARLIGDFKTSLSDLRRGETVVVKTERGTEIGIVISSAAPTETVAPAKDTQKTDGAPLPAPPLAESTGEVLRRLATEDQKELDNICQIKIPKEMEYCQSKIKALNLAINLICAEHLLGGEKIIFYFIADGRIDFRELVKELAREYKTRIEMRQIGVRDKARFLGDFEHCGQELCCKTFLKGLEPVTMKMAKQQKTMMDPSKISGRCGRLMCCLRFEDETYTELKSKLPKKGSRVRTAKEVGDIIDVDILSQKMLIELEDRTKVKINASDIIETIRGPILKVSAEKEEEEETPEKHS, encoded by the coding sequence ATGTATATTGCAACAGTTCGTTACGGGATAGCGCGTTTAATCGGTGATTTTAAGACTAGTTTAAGTGATTTACGGCGTGGGGAAACGGTCGTGGTAAAAACCGAGCGCGGGACGGAAATCGGCATTGTTATTTCTTCTGCGGCTCCCACAGAAACTGTGGCACCAGCCAAAGACACCCAGAAGACGGATGGCGCACCTCTCCCAGCACCGCCTCTGGCGGAAAGTACCGGAGAAGTCTTACGTCGCCTGGCAACAGAAGACCAAAAAGAACTGGATAACATTTGCCAGATTAAAATTCCCAAGGAAATGGAATACTGCCAGTCGAAAATAAAGGCGCTCAACCTAGCGATTAACCTGATCTGTGCCGAGCACCTGCTGGGCGGTGAAAAGATAATCTTTTACTTTATCGCGGACGGCAGGATAGATTTCCGGGAACTGGTCAAGGAACTGGCGCGCGAATATAAAACCCGGATAGAAATGCGCCAGATAGGCGTGCGAGATAAAGCACGCTTCCTGGGTGATTTCGAACACTGCGGACAGGAACTCTGCTGCAAAACCTTCCTTAAAGGGCTCGAACCGGTCACTATGAAAATGGCCAAGCAGCAGAAAACCATGATGGACCCTTCCAAGATTTCCGGCAGATGCGGTCGCCTGATGTGCTGCCTGCGTTTTGAGGACGAAACATACACTGAGCTTAAATCCAAACTCCCTAAAAAAGGCAGCCGGGTAAGAACCGCCAAAGAAGTGGGCGATATCATTGATGTGGATATCTTAAGCCAAAAAATGCTTATCGAACTTGAAGACAGAACCAAGGTTAAAATAAACGCCTCGGATATCATAGAAACAATCCGCGGTCCCATCCTTAAAGTAAGCGCGGAAAAGGAAGAGGAAGAAGAAACTCCGGAAAAACATTCTTAA